Proteins encoded within one genomic window of Lycium ferocissimum isolate CSIRO_LF1 unplaced genomic scaffold, AGI_CSIRO_Lferr_CH_V1 ctg11, whole genome shotgun sequence:
- the LOC132041663 gene encoding transcription factor bHLH106-like produces the protein MQQENLLENLDFCHYLAKNISSSDNNMMGEYGFDIPTIKSFCSSSFYPHHVEFQETIESTTPEARAKNHKEAERRRREKINSHLERLRTLLSCNSKTDKASLLAKVVQRVRELREQTSQIMKLETNFPSETDEITVLSSNDFLADGRLLIKASFCCEDRFNLIPDLTGTLKSLGLSPLRAEMVTLGGRIRNVIVLAADHKGNNSTNDESLLFLRDALRSIVQRSSYGTGERSKRRRRVLGQETRNY, from the exons atgcaacAAGAAAACTTGCTAGAAAACTTGGATTTTTGCCATTATTTGGCCAAAAATATATCATCAAGTGATAATAATATGATGGGAGAATATGGTTTTGATATTCCAACTATTAAAAGCTTTTGTAGTTCCTCGTTTTACCCTCATCAtgtggaatttcaagaaactatagaGAGTACTACCCCAGAGGCTAGAGCTAAGAATCATAAAGAAgctgaaagaagaagaagagagaagattAATTCTCATCTTGAAAGACTCAGAACCCTACTTTCCTGCAATTCTAAA ACAGATAAAGCTTCTTTACTAGCCAAAGTGGTTCAACGTGTGAGGGAGCTCAGAGAACAAACTTCACAAATCATGAAACTTGAAACAAACTTCCCTTCTGAAACTGATGAAATCACTGTGCTCTCATCAAATGATTTTTTAGCTGATGGAAGATTACTCATTAAGGCATCCTTTTGTTGCGAGGATCGATTCAATCTCATCCCTGACCTAACCGGAACCCTAAAATCGCTCGGATTGAGTCCTCTAAGAGCTGAAATGGTCACATTAGGAGGGAGAATTCGTAATGTGATTGTATTAGCTGCTGATCATAAGGGTAATAATAGTACTAATGATGAGTCGcttttgttcttgagagatgcTTTGAGGTCAATAGTTCAACGTTCAAGTTATGGTACTGGTGAACGGTCTAAAAGGCGAAGAAGAGTATTAggtcaagaaacaagaaattacTAG